One part of the Candidatus Hinthialibacter antarcticus genome encodes these proteins:
- a CDS encoding DUF4956 domain-containing protein, giving the protein MSSPGLAEGVKSVTDSVAQSEVWNFFSTFLSDPPPHQGTVEYADTFHELFLAMTIASILGALLAYHPKRAHELNSEVSDAVVKKTQILICVAGSIIFPLIRGDLALAFGLAGFGGFVRYRTALSNPMDLSMIFILIGLGMACGLQYYSIALAITGFIYLLLYIMDIPNGSRLAKWDIRVDSTNPKIVHDACIKIFREREYHVERKRINNERGRFRCIFIAKNIFNTDEFGKQLHESCGPDITIHNIDWAKRK; this is encoded by the coding sequence ATGAGTTCTCCTGGATTAGCAGAAGGCGTTAAAAGTGTCACCGATAGCGTTGCGCAATCAGAAGTGTGGAATTTTTTCTCCACATTTCTATCGGACCCCCCTCCTCACCAGGGGACCGTCGAATATGCGGACACATTTCACGAATTATTTTTGGCGATGACTATCGCTTCAATTCTGGGAGCATTGTTAGCGTATCATCCAAAACGCGCCCATGAATTGAATAGCGAAGTCAGTGACGCCGTTGTCAAAAAAACACAAATCCTGATCTGCGTCGCCGGGTCAATCATCTTTCCACTCATTCGGGGCGATTTGGCGCTGGCGTTTGGCCTCGCGGGCTTCGGCGGGTTCGTCCGCTACCGCACAGCGCTCAGCAACCCGATGGACCTTTCGATGATCTTCATCCTGATCGGCCTCGGCATGGCGTGCGGGTTGCAGTATTACTCAATCGCTTTAGCCATTACGGGATTCATTTATCTTTTGCTCTACATTATGGACATTCCCAACGGTTCGCGGCTGGCGAAATGGGATATTCGCGTCGACTCGACCAACCCCAAAATCGTTCATGATGCGTGTATAAAAATATTCAGAGAACGCGAATACCACGTTGAGCGCAAGAGAATCAATAACGAGCGCGGGCGCTTTCGATGTATTTTCATTGCCAAAAACATATTCAATACCGATGAATTTGGCAAGCAACTTCATGAGTCTTGCGGACCGGATATCACCATCCACAACATCGACTGGGCAAAACGAAAATAG